A window of the Serinus canaria isolate serCan28SL12 chromosome 27, serCan2020, whole genome shotgun sequence genome harbors these coding sequences:
- the OSBPL7 gene encoding oxysterol-binding protein-related protein 7 isoform X1 codes for MQSPPGAGHGAIPATSCPRGAAGAVPELPDRPCPPRSGSRRDGRARSPGLAAPTGGGARPGAPCPLCSPAMGSHEKDPCSPKRALSRSNSTVSSKHSSVQQGSESWEVVEEPRGSPGQQPQRHEGYLLKKRKWPLKGWHKRYFVLENGILKYSTTRQDVLKGKLHGAIDVRQSVMSVNKKAQRVDLDTEDNIYHLKIKSPEVFSSWVSSLCSHHHGERPGPCPPGGPTGTSTQGQWTRMLPSGSAPALSTLASSRDKVSAWLKDSEGLERCSAELSECQAKLQELTGMLQHLEALHRIPSAPLISGGQPSAATERPKKGRRSTKIWCTQSFAKDDTIGRVRVGRLHGSVPNLSRYLEPSQSQLPFSVPPEYSQLQRSFWVLAQKVHGSLSSVVAALVAERARLEEMRQALDRQCPAPRPGSAGTAGPALRRFHSLSVSSDTTLDSFASLHPDEPDALPAKGREQQLSNRSIVSLADSHTEFFDACEVFLSASSSENEPSEDESCISEVTTSVCEEPTEPGGPGRPPTGAERPGLPAEPPPLEPPLELPGPDPRRRSRLPAPPAPSGDVSLWGLLRSSVGKDLSRVALPVQLNEPLNTLQRLCEELEYSELLDRASRARDPRQRLVYVAAFAVSAYASTYYRAGSKPFNPVLGETYECVRPDRGFRFISEQVSHHPPISACHAESDNFVFWQDMRWKNKFWGKSLEIVPMGTVNVQLPRTGDHYEWNKVTTCIHNVLSGPRWIEHYGEVLIRNTRDASYHCKLTFCKARYWGAGANEVQGAVLSRSGTAVERLAGKWHEGLRRGPAPGQCVWKANPMPRDHERSYGFTQFALELNELTPELRRVLPSTDTRLRPDQRYLEEGNVPAAEAQKRQIEQLQRDRRRVMEENNITHQARFFRRVTDASGKESWVTNNTYWKLRLDPGFSHLDSAVLW; via the exons ATGCAGAGCCCTCCGGGCGCTGGGCACGGGGCCATCCctgccacctcctgtccccgcggggctgcgggggccGTCCCCGAGCTCCCTGACCGGCCGTGTCCCCCCCGCAGCGGCTCCCGCCGTGACGGCCGAGCTCGGAGCCCCGGCCTCGCAGCCCCGACGGGAGGGGGGGCTCGGCCCGGCGCCCCCTGCCCCCTCTGCTCGCCGGCCATGGGCAGCCACGAGAAGGACCCGTGCTCTCCGAAGAGGGCCCTGTCCCGCTCCAACAGCACCGTGTCCTCCAAGCACAGCAGCGTCCAGCAG GGCTCGGAGAgctgggaggtggtggaggagccccggggcagccccgggcagcAGCCGCAGCGGCACGAGGGGTACCTGCTCaagaagaggaaatggcccCTGAAGGGCTGGCACAAG cgGTACTTCGTGCTGGAGAACGGGATCCTGAAATATTCCACCACGCGCCAGGAT GTCCTCAAGGGCAAACTGCACGGTGCCATCGATGTCCGGCAGTCCGTCATGTCCGTCAACAAGAAGGCGCAGAGGGTTGACCTGGACACTGAGGACAACATTTATCACCTCAAG ATCAAGTCCCCGGAGGTGTTCTCCAGCTGggtgagcagcctgtgctcccaCCACCACGGCGAGCGGCCGGGGCCGTGTCCCCCGGGGGGTCCCACGGGGACCAGCACGCAG GGCCAGTGGACGCGGATGCTGCCCTCGGGCAgtgcccctgccctgtccaCGCTGGCCAGCTCCCGGGACAAGGTGAGCGCCTGGCTGAAGGACAGCGAGGGGCTGGAGCGCTGCTCGGCCG agctgtcgGAGTGCCAGGccaagctgcaggagctgacgggaatgctccagcacctggaggcCCTGCACCGCATCCCCTCGGCCCCGCTCATCTCCGGCGGCCAG CCCTCGGCTGCCACGGAGAGGCCCAAGAAGGGCCGGAGGAGCACCAAGATCTGGTGCACGCAGAGCTTTGCCAAGGACGACACCATCGGCAGGGTGAGG GTGGGCCGCCTGCACGGCTCTGTCCCCAACCTGTCGCGCTACCTGGAGCCGTCGCAGAGCCAGCTGCCCTTCAGCGTGCCCCCGGAGTACAGCCAGCTGCAGCGCAGCTTCTGGGTGCTGGCCCAGAAAG TGCACGGCTCGCTGAGCAGCGTGGTGGCCGCGCTGGTGGCCGAGAGGGCCCGTCTGGAGGAGATGCGGCAGGCGCTGGACCGGCAgtgcccggccccgcggcccgGCAGCGCCGGCACCGCCGGG CCCGCCCTGCGCCGCTTCCACTCCCTGTCCGTGTCCTCCGACACCACCCTGGACTCCTTCGCCTCGCTGCACCCGGATGAG ccGGACGCGCTGCCCGCCAAGGgccgggagcagcagctctccaacCGCAGCATCGTCTCGCTGGCCGACTCGCACACCGAGTTCTTCGATGCCTGCGAGGTTTTCCTCTCCGCCAGCTCCTCTGAGAACGAG CCCTCGGAGGACGAGTCGTGCATCAGCGAGGTCACCACCAGCGTCTGCGAGGAGCCCACCGAGCCGGGGGGGCCGGGCCGCCCCCCGACAG GAGCGGAGCGCCCGGGGCTGCcggcggagccgccgccgctgGAGCCGCCGCTGGAGCTGCCGGGGCCGGACCCGCGGCGGAGGAGCCGCCtgcccgcgccccccgcgcccTCGGGGGACGTGAGCCTGTGGGGGCTCCTGCGGAGCAGCGTGGGCAAGGACCTGTCCCGCGTGGCGCTGCCCGTGCAGCTGAACGAGCCGCTGAACACCCTGCAGCGGCTCTGCGAGGAGCTGGAGTACAGCGAGCTGCTGGACAGGGCCAGCCGCGCCCGCGACCCCCGGCAGCGCCTG GTGTACGTGGCCGCCTTTGCCGTGTCTGCCTACGCCTCCACCTACTACCGGGCGGGCAGCAAACCCTTCAACCCCGTGCTGGGCGAGACCTACGAGTGCGTGCGGCCCGACCGCGGCTTCCGCTTCATCAGCGAGCAG GTCTCCCACCACCCTCCCATCTCCGCCTGCCACGCTGAGTCCGACAACTTTGTCTTCTGGCAAG acATGAGGTGGAAGAACAAATTCTGGGGCAAATCCCTGGAGATCGTCCCCATGGGCACCGTCAATGTCCAGCtgcccag GACCGGGGACCACTACGAGTGGAACAAGGTGACCACGTGCATCCACAACGTGCTGAGCGGGCCGCGCTGGATCGAGCACTACGGCGAGGTGCTGATCCGCAACACCCGCGACGCCTCCTACCACTGCAAGCTCACCTTCTGCAAG GCGCGGTACTGGGGCGCGGGGGCCAACGAGGTGCAGGGCGCGGTGCTGAGCCGCAGCGGGACGGCCGTGGAGCGCCTGGCGGGCAAGTGGCACGAGGGGCTGCGCCGCGGGCCCGCCCCGGGCCAGTGCGTCTGGAAAGCCA ACCCCATGCCCCGCGACCACGAGAGGAGCTACGGCTTCACGCAGTTCGCGCTGGAGCTGAACGAGCTGACGCCGGAGCTGCGCCGGGTGCTGCCCTCCACGGACACGCGGCTGCGGCCGGACCAGCG GTACCTGGAGGAGGGGAACGTGCCGGCGGCCGAGGCGCAGAAGCGGCAGATCGAGCAGCTGCAGCGGGACCGGCGCCGCGTGATGGAGGAGAACAACATCACCCACCAGGCTCGGTTCTTCAG GCGTGTGACAGATGCCAGTGGCAAGGAGTCGTGGGTCACCAACAACACCTACTGGAAGCTGCGCCTGGACCCCGGCTTCTCCCACCTGGACAGCGCCGTGCTCTGGTAG
- the CDK5RAP3 gene encoding CDK5 regulatory subunit-associated protein 3, giving the protein MQAAPQDYRNVPIDIQTSKLLDWLLDRRHCGRRWPAQVAQVRERIRAALQDMPEHPEIRELLQGSYLHYFHCLRIVEILKGTEASTKNLFGRYSSQRMKDWQEIVSLYEKDNAYLAELSSLLGRSISYELPALRRQRGRWQQAQQELARREDECQLRAGELRERFLGSCRQYGIAGEDVRRELLAQVQALPSLLSRVGDGASALGDAIELYQACVAFVCDSPGAEALPLLRHVVSHGNSSVFRWRTGQEPLRLERPEPPEAPEPPPGDTVGAGGDTGDT; this is encoded by the exons ATGCAG GCCGCTCCCCAGGACTACCGGAATGTGCCCATCGACATCCAGACCAGCAAGCTCCTGG ACTGGCTGCTGGACCGGCGGCACTGCGGGCGGCGCTGGCCCGCGCAGGTGGCGCAGGTGCGGGAGCGGATCCGGGCGGCGCTGCAGGACATGCCCGAGCACCCCGAGATCcgagagctgctccagggctcct ACCTGCACTACTTCCACTGCCTGCGCATCGTGGAGATCCTCAAGGGCACCGAGGCCTCCACCAAGAACCTCTTCGGGCGCTACTCGTCCCAGAGGATGAAG GACTGGCAGGAGATCGTGTCCCTCTATGAGAAGGACAACGCCTACCTGG CCGAGCTCTCGAGCCTGCTGGGGCGCAGCATCAGCTACGAGCTGCCGGCGCtgcggcggcagcggggccgcTGGCAGCAGGCGCAGCAGGAGCTGGCGCGGCGCGAGGACGAGTGCCAGCTGCGGGCGGGCGAGCTCCGCGAGCGCTTCCTGGGCTCCTGCCGCCAGTATGGCATCGCC ggcGAGGACGTGCGccgggagctgctggctcaggtgcAGGCGCTGCCGTCGCTGCTGTCCCGCGTCGGGGACGGCGCCAGCGCCCTCGGGGACGCCATCGAGCTGTACCAGGCCTGCGTGGCCTTCGTGTGtgacag CCCCGGGGCCGAGGCGCTGCCGCTGCTGCGGCACGTGGTGTCCCACGGCAACTCCTCGGTGTTCCGGTGGCGCACGGGGCAGGAGCCGCTGCGGCTGGAGCGGCCCGAGCCGCCCGAGGCACCGGAGCCGCCCCCGGGGGACAcggtgggtgctgggggggacacgggggacacg
- the OSBPL7 gene encoding oxysterol-binding protein-related protein 7 isoform X2 → MQSPPGAGHGAIPATSCPRGAAGAVPELPDRPCPPRSGSRRDGRARSPGLAAPTGGGARPGAPCPLCSPAMGSHEKDPCSPKRALSRSNSTVSSKHSSVQQGSESWEVVEEPRGSPGQQPQRHEGYLLKKRKWPLKGWHKRYFVLENGILKYSTTRQDVLKGKLHGAIDVRQSVMSVNKKAQRVDLDTEDNIYHLKIKSPEVFSSWVSSLCSHHHGERPGPCPPGGPTGTSTQGQWTRMLPSGSAPALSTLASSRDKVSAWLKDSEGLERCSAELSECQAKLQELTGMLQHLEALHRIPSAPLISGGQPSAATERPKKGRRSTKIWCTQSFAKDDTIGRVGRLHGSVPNLSRYLEPSQSQLPFSVPPEYSQLQRSFWVLAQKVHGSLSSVVAALVAERARLEEMRQALDRQCPAPRPGSAGTAGPALRRFHSLSVSSDTTLDSFASLHPDEPDALPAKGREQQLSNRSIVSLADSHTEFFDACEVFLSASSSENEPSEDESCISEVTTSVCEEPTEPGGPGRPPTGAERPGLPAEPPPLEPPLELPGPDPRRRSRLPAPPAPSGDVSLWGLLRSSVGKDLSRVALPVQLNEPLNTLQRLCEELEYSELLDRASRARDPRQRLVYVAAFAVSAYASTYYRAGSKPFNPVLGETYECVRPDRGFRFISEQVSHHPPISACHAESDNFVFWQDMRWKNKFWGKSLEIVPMGTVNVQLPRTGDHYEWNKVTTCIHNVLSGPRWIEHYGEVLIRNTRDASYHCKLTFCKARYWGAGANEVQGAVLSRSGTAVERLAGKWHEGLRRGPAPGQCVWKANPMPRDHERSYGFTQFALELNELTPELRRVLPSTDTRLRPDQRYLEEGNVPAAEAQKRQIEQLQRDRRRVMEENNITHQARFFRRVTDASGKESWVTNNTYWKLRLDPGFSHLDSAVLW, encoded by the exons ATGCAGAGCCCTCCGGGCGCTGGGCACGGGGCCATCCctgccacctcctgtccccgcggggctgcgggggccGTCCCCGAGCTCCCTGACCGGCCGTGTCCCCCCCGCAGCGGCTCCCGCCGTGACGGCCGAGCTCGGAGCCCCGGCCTCGCAGCCCCGACGGGAGGGGGGGCTCGGCCCGGCGCCCCCTGCCCCCTCTGCTCGCCGGCCATGGGCAGCCACGAGAAGGACCCGTGCTCTCCGAAGAGGGCCCTGTCCCGCTCCAACAGCACCGTGTCCTCCAAGCACAGCAGCGTCCAGCAG GGCTCGGAGAgctgggaggtggtggaggagccccggggcagccccgggcagcAGCCGCAGCGGCACGAGGGGTACCTGCTCaagaagaggaaatggcccCTGAAGGGCTGGCACAAG cgGTACTTCGTGCTGGAGAACGGGATCCTGAAATATTCCACCACGCGCCAGGAT GTCCTCAAGGGCAAACTGCACGGTGCCATCGATGTCCGGCAGTCCGTCATGTCCGTCAACAAGAAGGCGCAGAGGGTTGACCTGGACACTGAGGACAACATTTATCACCTCAAG ATCAAGTCCCCGGAGGTGTTCTCCAGCTGggtgagcagcctgtgctcccaCCACCACGGCGAGCGGCCGGGGCCGTGTCCCCCGGGGGGTCCCACGGGGACCAGCACGCAG GGCCAGTGGACGCGGATGCTGCCCTCGGGCAgtgcccctgccctgtccaCGCTGGCCAGCTCCCGGGACAAGGTGAGCGCCTGGCTGAAGGACAGCGAGGGGCTGGAGCGCTGCTCGGCCG agctgtcgGAGTGCCAGGccaagctgcaggagctgacgggaatgctccagcacctggaggcCCTGCACCGCATCCCCTCGGCCCCGCTCATCTCCGGCGGCCAG CCCTCGGCTGCCACGGAGAGGCCCAAGAAGGGCCGGAGGAGCACCAAGATCTGGTGCACGCAGAGCTTTGCCAAGGACGACACCATCGGCAGG GTGGGCCGCCTGCACGGCTCTGTCCCCAACCTGTCGCGCTACCTGGAGCCGTCGCAGAGCCAGCTGCCCTTCAGCGTGCCCCCGGAGTACAGCCAGCTGCAGCGCAGCTTCTGGGTGCTGGCCCAGAAAG TGCACGGCTCGCTGAGCAGCGTGGTGGCCGCGCTGGTGGCCGAGAGGGCCCGTCTGGAGGAGATGCGGCAGGCGCTGGACCGGCAgtgcccggccccgcggcccgGCAGCGCCGGCACCGCCGGG CCCGCCCTGCGCCGCTTCCACTCCCTGTCCGTGTCCTCCGACACCACCCTGGACTCCTTCGCCTCGCTGCACCCGGATGAG ccGGACGCGCTGCCCGCCAAGGgccgggagcagcagctctccaacCGCAGCATCGTCTCGCTGGCCGACTCGCACACCGAGTTCTTCGATGCCTGCGAGGTTTTCCTCTCCGCCAGCTCCTCTGAGAACGAG CCCTCGGAGGACGAGTCGTGCATCAGCGAGGTCACCACCAGCGTCTGCGAGGAGCCCACCGAGCCGGGGGGGCCGGGCCGCCCCCCGACAG GAGCGGAGCGCCCGGGGCTGCcggcggagccgccgccgctgGAGCCGCCGCTGGAGCTGCCGGGGCCGGACCCGCGGCGGAGGAGCCGCCtgcccgcgccccccgcgcccTCGGGGGACGTGAGCCTGTGGGGGCTCCTGCGGAGCAGCGTGGGCAAGGACCTGTCCCGCGTGGCGCTGCCCGTGCAGCTGAACGAGCCGCTGAACACCCTGCAGCGGCTCTGCGAGGAGCTGGAGTACAGCGAGCTGCTGGACAGGGCCAGCCGCGCCCGCGACCCCCGGCAGCGCCTG GTGTACGTGGCCGCCTTTGCCGTGTCTGCCTACGCCTCCACCTACTACCGGGCGGGCAGCAAACCCTTCAACCCCGTGCTGGGCGAGACCTACGAGTGCGTGCGGCCCGACCGCGGCTTCCGCTTCATCAGCGAGCAG GTCTCCCACCACCCTCCCATCTCCGCCTGCCACGCTGAGTCCGACAACTTTGTCTTCTGGCAAG acATGAGGTGGAAGAACAAATTCTGGGGCAAATCCCTGGAGATCGTCCCCATGGGCACCGTCAATGTCCAGCtgcccag GACCGGGGACCACTACGAGTGGAACAAGGTGACCACGTGCATCCACAACGTGCTGAGCGGGCCGCGCTGGATCGAGCACTACGGCGAGGTGCTGATCCGCAACACCCGCGACGCCTCCTACCACTGCAAGCTCACCTTCTGCAAG GCGCGGTACTGGGGCGCGGGGGCCAACGAGGTGCAGGGCGCGGTGCTGAGCCGCAGCGGGACGGCCGTGGAGCGCCTGGCGGGCAAGTGGCACGAGGGGCTGCGCCGCGGGCCCGCCCCGGGCCAGTGCGTCTGGAAAGCCA ACCCCATGCCCCGCGACCACGAGAGGAGCTACGGCTTCACGCAGTTCGCGCTGGAGCTGAACGAGCTGACGCCGGAGCTGCGCCGGGTGCTGCCCTCCACGGACACGCGGCTGCGGCCGGACCAGCG GTACCTGGAGGAGGGGAACGTGCCGGCGGCCGAGGCGCAGAAGCGGCAGATCGAGCAGCTGCAGCGGGACCGGCGCCGCGTGATGGAGGAGAACAACATCACCCACCAGGCTCGGTTCTTCAG GCGTGTGACAGATGCCAGTGGCAAGGAGTCGTGGGTCACCAACAACACCTACTGGAAGCTGCGCCTGGACCCCGGCTTCTCCCACCTGGACAGCGCCGTGCTCTGGTAG